The following proteins are encoded in a genomic region of Nicotiana sylvestris chromosome 4, ASM39365v2, whole genome shotgun sequence:
- the LOC104230143 gene encoding protein CHUP1, chloroplastic-like — MASEIGDIPTLELIELHHCSHAAATCVEEILEEQKSMGNEILVAHAYNTGVQYFDMRGEVDEEDDYSSTYGSDVTYNHMSNMHRKFLTKAREEVLNVEHTSEDINFDVEELACSRWITTCLKYEEKPKQLRLEYGSERVQGDSSTNKLAQGARVARDLSRNLSRRSEEKAKQLILDYAGSECRQGNADLEVSFSPPSSPGGEDIDITPNDRRYRNSSKKSQFYSKLNRLIGQE, encoded by the exons ATGGCTTCTGAGATTGGAGATATTCCCACATTAGAATTGATCGAGTTGCATCATTGTAGCCACGCTGCTGCCACTTGTGTAGAGGAAATTCTTGAAGAACAAAAAAGCATGGGAAATGAAATACTGGTCGCCCATGCCTACAATACCGGAG TGCAATACTTCGACATGAGAGGTGaagttgatgaagaagatgattaTTCTTCCACCTACGGCTCAGATGTAACATATAATCATATGAGCAATATGCAT AGAAAATTCCTTACCAAGGCGAGGGAAGAAGTACTCAATGTGGAACATACAAGTGAAGATATTAATTTTGATGTTGAAGAGCTAGCATGTAGTCGTTGGATCACTACATGCTTAAAATATGAGGAGAAGCCCAAACAGTTGAGGTTAGAATATGGATCAGAACGTGTACAGGGGGATAGTTCTACCAATAAATTAGCTCAAGGAGCGAGAGTAGCTCGTGATCTTAGTAGAAATCTTAGCCGAAGATCTGAGGAGAAGGCCAAACAGTTGATCTTAGATTATGCAGGATCAGAATGTCGACAGGGAAATGCAGATCTTGAAGTGAGTTTTTCGCCTCCATCCTCTCCAGGTGGTGAAGACATTGATATTACTCCGAATGATAGAAGATATCGCAATTCCAGTAAAAAATCCCAGTTTTATTCAAAGTTGAATAGATTAATTGGGCAAGAGTAA